GTAGCGGTTGAAACAGCCCGCCGATGTGGCAAGCGTAGCATTCCAACCTGTCCAGATGAGAAAACCCTTTGATGGTCGCCATCGCCACGCCGACGCCATTGCGGATGCCTGAACGCCCATGCGCTTCGGCAGCCTTCGGCGTTTTGCGTGGGTCCATCGTGTCCACGACTTGCGGGACGATGCGCAGTTTTTGGTCGTGCGTGCGCAAAACAAATTTGCCGTTGGGCAAGCGACGCAAGTTGGGCACAACGCGCCCTTGCGCCGTCCGCATCGTCGCAGGACGGTCAACGCTGCCGTGACAACTTTCGCAGCGGATTTCCACCGCAAGGACTTGGCGCAGGTAAAGTCGCCCGTCGCCGTGCATGTCGGCTTCGGTGTGGCAGTCGGAGCAAATCATGCCCCGTCGGAAATGGACATCGGCGTCACCGTGAACGCCTTCGTAGTTTTGCTGAATGCGCATCCCTTGCGTGTGGCAGCGACGGCACTGACTCATCGGCTTCAACCCCAACGCCTTCGTGTCATCGGGGCGTGCGAGGAAGGCGTGAACAAACGGATGGGCTTGACGCCGCGAAGGCGCGTCGGGCAACGGCTGCCAGTGAGGTTGACGGCTTTTGCCGTCGTCCGCATAAGGCATGTGGCAGGCAGCACAACCGCTGGCACGCATCTGTCCCGTTTGCGGCTGGAGCGGGTAGGCTTGAATGTGACACTGCACGCAATTGGCGAGCACCGCCCCGACGAACGCGCCATCCCGCTCCAATTCAGCGAACGACCGCAACGCATTGGCGGATTCCCTACTGGCAGCCGACGCGTGTGCCGCTGTCGCCCGAACGCCAAACGCGTCGGCGCTCTTGCCGAATTGCGCCGGGAGCAAACTGTAGCCTGCCAAAGTGGCGTGGAGCGAGGTTTTCACGCGGCGCACGATGTCACCCCGCAACCTGCCGTGACATTCCGTTTGTCCGCAGGTTTGTTCCGCTACGCGCAAATCAGACGGATTGACGAAGCGGATGAACGCCAGCGGTAAGCGGTCAAACTGCGCGACGATGCCTAACGACTGTGCCGTCACGCCGTCGGTCGGCAACGCATGGGCTTGGCGCATCATCGCCAGCCACGCTTTGGGGTCATCGGTCGCCGGTTGTGGCACTTGGGGATTACCGCCGTGACAATCTACGCAGCGAAGCATATCCGTTTGGTGCGGGTCGTCCATGCCTGCATGGCAACGGGCACTCACACAAGTGCCGTTGCCCGCTAACTGGCGCGACGGCAAATGGTGGGGCGACCGCCAGCGCACATAAACGACTATCGCCACCGCCAGCAGCACCAAACTTGCCCCTTGCGCAATTGGCTTCAGGTGACGCATGGTCAAACCCCGCAATGCCTTTGGCGCAACGATGTCGGGAGCACCGCTCACCAGTAAAACGCTGCGACGATATGGGCGATGACAAGCACAAACGCGATGATCGCCGCAAGAGCGTGCACGACAATCCAACCTCGCATCAACACATGCAGCGTTAACTCCACGCTCAAGTGCCGCTGCAACTTCACCAACAAGCCCACCATGCCTTCGGGCGCGGTCTCCAGCAACAGCGCCAGTTTGTCGACAGCCGCGGCTTTCCATCGCTCCCATTGTCGCTCGTTGTCTTCCGCTTGCTGCATCGCCAAGACGAGTCGCTCCATTTCCCGCACGAATTCGGGCGGGGTGCGACGCAGTTTCGCCAACAGGTGCGCCAGTTCGTAAAGCCACGCCGCGACCTGTGCTTTGCCGTCCGTTTCGCGTCGTTCCTGCTCAACGGCGCCGAGGCTTTCAGCGAAACTTTTGCCGTCCCGCAAATGCGCCGCCACCCTCGCCAGCCACAGACGATGCAACCGCAAGGTGTCCGCGAACAGCGGTTGCCCTTCCCGACGGGTCAACAGTTCGCGCAGCAGCGTGTAGGCGATGACGCCGAACAAACCCGAAAGGAATGCGACAACGATGCTGCCCATCAGCAACCAGTAAAACAAACCGCCCTTGACACGCCAACCGATGTGGCAACCGATCGCCAACGCACACAGCAAACTCAGATAGACATGCAGCCACATCCATGCCTGCAAACTGCCCGAGCGCAAACGGTAAAGCAACGGCTGCCAACGGAGTGGTAGGAAAGTGCCCCGTCGCACACCGTAAAGGGTCAACACCGTCATCAGGGTGGCAGCGACCCAACCGAACCAGACGCCGTCGTCGGTGCTGGCGCGGGGCGGTTCCGTCGCCACATAGCGCAAGTAACGCTGCCACATGACCCATCCCGCAGCGACGACGGTGCTGACCCCGAGGGCATGCAACCAACCGCTGGGCGTCGGTAACCCCCTCGGCGCTTTCGTTTCGGGCAAATAGCGACGGTCAACCATCGGCATCACAGGCATCGCTTCCTACGAGCGGAAAAATTGGCGGGGTTCAATTCGCCACACCGCACCGACAGGGCAATGATAGACGCACGCTTGAAACGCCATGCCCCGACACAAATCGCACTTGATTGCCAAAAGCGGTGCCGCGCTCCCTGAAGGCGCTTCGGGTTGAGGACGCTGGCTCACGGTGCGCAGCCAATGCAGCAAACCGCCTTCAGGTTGCGCGGAGCGGACGAGGTGCATCTTGATAGCGCCGTAAGGGCAATTGCGTAGGCAGGCGCGACAGCCGATGCACAAATCGGGGCGGATGAAAATTTCGCCCGTCGTTTCGCTGCGAAAAATGGCGGTCGTCGGGCAATCCCGCATGCACACAGGGTCAAGGCAGTGGCGACAGACGAACGGGAAAAAGGCAAAGGGTTTGCCGTCGCTGACGACTGCACCTTGCCAATCAATGCGGCTGATCCCGTCGTCATGCGCCATTCCACACGCCGTCACACAATTGCCGCAGCGGATGCAGCGGCTCAGGTCAATCATCATCACAGCGTCGCCGACAAAAATCTCCTCACTGGCTAATTGCTCGTAGACCACATCGTCAACGGCGATGCGGCGCTGGAAGGCTTGCAACCGTTCGTCAATCAGCCGCTCCAAATCGGCGCGGACATCGGGATGGTGCGCCAAGACGCTCAAAAAGCGCTCGCGGGGCACGCATAACACTTGCGCTTCCCCGACCGACGCGACAGCGACCCGCACCGTCGCCACCCGTGTGGGTTCGCGCAACAAAGCGACTTCACCGAAAAATTGCCCTGGACCGAGCAAAGCGATGGTGACTTCTTGTTGGCGTTGGGGTAAATAGCGTTGCACCTGCACCCAACCCAACAGTAGGATGTAGAAAGTGTCCCCGCTTTCCCCAGCCTGCACGATGACCTCGCCAGGGGCAAAAGTGCGGATATGTTCGGGAGTAAGCCAAGGCGCAAACAGTTGGCGCATCCGCTCCATCAACCGCTGCTCTAACGGATGGACATCGGGTATCGGTTGTCCCGCCAACAGTTGGCGGGCGATACGCATCATCGCTTCGCGGAAAAAGGTGTCTTCAGCGAGCAAGGCGTGAAAATGTGCCTTCGGGATGAAAACGCAATCGGCGTCTTCCACCGCAATCACTGTCGCCGACGGTGGATTACCTGTCAGCAGCGACAGTTCGCCGAAATGCCCGCCAGGTCCGAGGTACGCCAAAATGCGGTTGCCCCGCGTGACGGCGACATGCCCGAACAAAACGATGTAGAGCCCTTCCGCTTGCGCGTATTTGACCTTTTCCTTTTGGGCGATGCGTTCGGCGATGTCAGCGTCGGTCACGCCTTCCTGCAAGATGACTTCCTGCGGTTCGTAACTGCGCAATTCGGCGAACTCGCCCGTCGCGATGCGGTGCACCGTTTCGGGTGACAGGATGTCTTTGAGTTTGTGGTCGCGGAGCAAGTCCAACAAGCCCCGTTCAAGGTAGTGGCGATAGACGGTGCGGGCAACTTTTTCGGCGCGCTTGAGGAAGCGCCGCAGCGGGCGCCCCTCCACTTCCAGCGCCACGCATTCGGCTTTGGCACGGCAGGACGCCGTTCGGACGCACAAACTTAACGCGCCGATCTCCCCGAAAATCGCACCGTCCGTCAACTCCGCCAGCACTTGGCGTTCGCCGTCGCGCTCTTCGTAAACTTCCACGACGCCCCGCAGCAAAAAGTAGGCACAAGTCTCCCGCGCCCCTTCGCGGCAAATGAGTTCACCGGCGGCAAACCGGCGAAATTGCACGCCGTCGCTGTTGAGCAACCGCAGCCAATCGCCCTCTGCGACCTCGGCGAAGAGCGGCAGCGCTTTGAGTTGCGCCGCCCACTCCCGTAAAGTCAGTGCTTCGTCCATTAACCGTTGCCATTCAGCGACAGGGAAAGCAAAGACGACGCACGGTTGAACGACTTGTCCGCGTTTGTCCTTTTCTGCGACGGCGGTGAAATGCGTTGGCTGCGGTTCAACGATGAGGTCGCCTGCCCGGTAAGCAGGGGCGTCTTCATCGGGACGGTGGAGCGCGCCCCGCGCCATGACGAAGGCGTGCGTCGGGTTGGGCGTCGGACGCCAAACCACTTCCTCACCGTCGTCCAGACGAAAGACGAGCGTGTCGGGATGCTCGGTGAGTTGGCGGATGCGCCCTCCCCCTAAGCCTTTCAGCAAGGGCGTGTCCTTGAGCGCGTTCAGGTGCACATCCAACTCTTTAGGCGTGAGTAGGCTCGGCGCTCTCTGCAGCATCGCATTTCACCCTTCAGGGTTGCGCGGGAACTTCAACCAAGGCAGCCGCACACCCCGCACTTCCAAGTTGTCAATGCGCCGGTCAGATGGCGGCTCGTAGCCAGGAAACCCGCCGGGATTGCCCAGCGCCGCCACATAGTCGTCCTGCTCCACACCGTCGCCGCTGACGCCCAACCCGCCGACCAGTTGCCCGTTGCGATACAGCGGTACGCTCCCCGCAAACCAAACGACACCGCGCCCACCGCCTTGCGTGCCAGGGGTCGCAAAGTCAGTTAGAAACAGCCCGAAAAACGGTCCCTGAGCGCTACCATCAATGCCGGGCGGATAAAACGGTTGACCGCCAAAGTTCAGCGTGCGGTTGGTCAGCGCCCACGGTTGACCGCTCGGATGCGCGGGCAAGTTCAACGCGCTTTGCCCCGCCGCCGTGTTGAAAAAGACCATGTTGACGGCTTTCGTCACGGCGACATCCACGCTGAACATCGTCGCATCGCGCATCCGATAGACAGCGACGATGTTGCCACTCGCGTCAGCGATCCCAAAAACAAACCGGCATCGGCTGCCGACGGGCAACCGAATGACAGCGCGAGTGCGTTTGGCGATGGCGACGCATTGGCGGATTATCGCATCCACTTCGGCTGCCGTCGCATTGCCGTCTTGATCCAAGTCGGCAGCTAGCGGTCCGAGCAAGTAAGCACCGTCGGCATCTATCACGCCCATTTCGTCCGGCAGCGGTTGTCCGATGTTGATGTTAGCAGCCGGGTCAATGACCCATGTGCCCATCGGGGCGGGAAAACCGCTGTTGTCGGGTGGAACGCCCGAGGGCGGTTGCGTATTGACGACGAAGGGCAGGCTGATTCCGTCCACGACGACAAATTTCGGTGGCGGTAGCGTTCGCAAAAATGCACCGAGAAACTGCGTCGGGTCGTCCCCGAACGCACCGTGAAAGGCTGCCCACTCAGCGATCGCCATGTTACGCTCATAATCGGCGCGCGATGGCGCCGCTGACGGGATACCCGCGCTGCCCACCGTCACACCGATGCCGCCGACACAATGCCCGTTTTTGTAAATCGGCACACCGCCTGGGTTGACCGCCGTCGCATCGCTGTCTGCGGGGTCTGCTTTACCCGTCACGATACCGACCAATGGAGGAGGCGGTGCCATGCCGGCAAAGTCAGGCAGCACTAAACCGGCAGGGTTATTCGCTTGCACGAAGCCGCGATTGGTATGCTCAATGCCCCAAAGGGCGGCGTTCGGTGTGTTTTGGATGCCCGGTGGGAAGTGGCGCCCGCTGATGTAGCGGACAGTGCGCGACGACAGCGGTGCCTGGTCGTGGCTGAAAAACGCTGCCGTCCGCGCTAATGCGACGGCGACAGCGGTCGTCGGAAAAACTTGCCCGCCTGTCGTCGTGTAGGTCAAGGGCGCGCCCGCTTTGCGAAAAAGCCCCAACACGCGCCCGGCGCGGTCCACGACGGCGATGACCATCGTGGGGTCGTTGGCGGCGCGAGCGGCGCGCTCCACGATTTGAGCGACATCGGCAGCTGTCAGGCGGGAGGTGTTGAGGGGTAGCGTAGACGGGAAATTGGGCACAGATGTCGTCAAATGCCCGCCGCCCCCGCACCCGAACGACGCGCCGGTGATAGCGATGAAAATTGCGACCGCAAGCGCCCTTTTGCCCATTGCCTTCATCTCCCGTTCATTGGCTGAGTTTGTCTTTGTTCGCCTTCATGTAGTCAGCAGCCTCTTGGTTGGTCATGCGATGGGAATGGTTGGGCATATGGCAGGGCACACACTCCATATCGGGCGTGACTTTGACTTTGACATCGGGGATATGCTTTTGCGCCATCTCTTGGACATGCTTGGCGATGTCTCGCTCGTTTTGGTGGCAGGTGCTGCATAACTCGTTGACGGGTTTGCGAAGCTGGACGCGGTGGTTTTTGGCGTGCGGGTCATGGCAGGTGGCGCACCAAACGCCCTTTTTGTAGTGGGGGCTCTCATACCACTCGCCATATTGCCGCGTCCGCAAACTGTCGCTGGCTTTACCCAATTGAGCGATGCTGTGCAAATCGGTCGGCCCTGTCGGCGCAATTTCAAAACCGGCAGGCGGCACTTCCTTGCCGTCCTTCACCCAAACGGCGTGGCACTGCCCGCACATCATCGCCGCCTGTTGGGCTTTGGCAATTTCATCGGGTGGAAAAGGGTTGTGGGCTAAATCGTTGCCTTTCGGTTCAATCCCGAACTTACCCGCATAAGTCGTTTTGAGGGCGTCCTCGCGCGTCTTGGTGGCGGCGTGGTCAGCGTTGGGTCCGTGGCAACTCTCACACCCGACGCCATCCTCCAGCCAGTCGGCAGTGTCGCCTTTAAGCGTGAATCCCGTGACCTTGCGGTAAATCATTGTCACGGGCTCGTCGTCTCTCGGTTGCTGCTTGGCGTGGAGCGTTTCCTTCCAACTGTTGAAGTAAGGCAGGTGCTTTTGCCCGTCGTTGGGATGGCATTTGGTGCACTGTTTGGAGTCGCCCAAGTATTTTTGCTGGATGACGCTGCGGGCAGGGGGTGTTCGCCATAACCCGCACACCAAAAACGCGACCGCCAACGCCGTCGTCGCCGCTGTCCAACGCGCCGTCATGCGACATCCCTCCTTTAGGTCACGACTGCGGTTTGTGCACATAGATACCACCGGGTTGCCAACCCCAACCGTTGGGGGCGCGGTAGCCCGGCGGCGGTGTGCCCGCCCGATGGCACGCGCCCGCGCACGAGTTCGGTCCGTGACACAGCACGCAATAAGCGTCCCGTCGCAACCCGCGCCGCCGTTGACGCACCCATGCCGACGACCACCGCTCAGGTGTTTGGTGCAATTGCGTCCACTCCTTGCGTTCCACATCGCCGTGATCTTTGCGGTCGTAGCCGATGGCGCGCGGCTCGTTGGGCTGACCCGTGTGGCAGTTGCCGCACACACTGGCGAAGTTCTCTTCCCGCTGTTCGGCAGCAGAGAGCCGCAGATAACGGCGGCTGGGTTTTTCGGGTGTTGACCGCAGCTGCCACAGTTCCTTGTTGCCGTGCGGCGTGTGGCAGACGCCGCATTCGTAGGACGCGCCCTCTTTGCGCCAATCCACAATCGTCATGCCCTTATGTTTGCCCGTCTCGTAACGCAGCGGGTGATGCAGCCGAACGCTCGGTGCACTTTTACGCAAGATGTCGTCGTGGCACCCTGCCTGCGTGCAATTGCGTTCCATCGGCAACCGCATCAAATCGGCGGCGCGCATTTTGCGGGGATGGTGGACTTCGTGGCAATCGGTGCAGGTCGGCGTTTTAGTGCGGGCGCTCACCGAGCGACTTTTGCTCGGCGCTGGCTGGCGGTGCGGGCTGAGTTGCCAATCTTCCTTGCGGCGCTCAAAGATAGCAGTGTGGCAAGGCAAGCAAATGGCTTCCTGTCGGGCACGGTGCAAACGCGTCGGGGCAGAGGCATCTTGCGGTCTGCCGAAGCGTTGCCAGCGGACAATCATTTCCCGCACGCCACCGACATGCAAATTGCCCGGTCCGTGACAAGTTTCGCAACTGCTGGGCATTGACGGTGCAAACGGGTATGTCGGCGAAAAAGGCGGGGCAGCGCGCAACAAATTCGTCAGCATGTTCGCCAACGGTTCAGCGATGGTCATCGCCAAAATCTTGTCGCTGTGCCCTTTCACCCTCGCCCATTCGTCAGCGAAGCGGTAATGGCACTGAAAGCACGGACCGTCCCCGACGAACTTGAGCGCCCGCAGTCGCAAACGGGGTGCTGCCGG
The genomic region above belongs to bacterium HR17 and contains:
- the qrcC gene encoding Menaquinone reductase, iron-sulfur cluster-binding subunit gives rise to the protein MLQRAPSLLTPKELDVHLNALKDTPLLKGLGGGRIRQLTEHPDTLVFRLDDGEEVVWRPTPNPTHAFVMARGALHRPDEDAPAYRAGDLIVEPQPTHFTAVAEKDKRGQVVQPCVVFAFPVAEWQRLMDEALTLREWAAQLKALPLFAEVAEGDWLRLLNSDGVQFRRFAAGELICREGARETCAYFLLRGVVEVYEERDGERQVLAELTDGAIFGEIGALSLCVRTASCRAKAECVALEVEGRPLRRFLKRAEKVARTVYRHYLERGLLDLLRDHKLKDILSPETVHRIATGEFAELRSYEPQEVILQEGVTDADIAERIAQKEKVKYAQAEGLYIVLFGHVAVTRGNRILAYLGPGGHFGELSLLTGNPPSATVIAVEDADCVFIPKAHFHALLAEDTFFREAMMRIARQLLAGQPIPDVHPLEQRLMERMRQLFAPWLTPEHIRTFAPGEVIVQAGESGDTFYILLLGWVQVQRYLPQRQQEVTIALLGPGQFFGEVALLREPTRVATVRVAVASVGEAQVLCVPRERFLSVLAHHPDVRADLERLIDERLQAFQRRIAVDDVVYEQLASEEIFVGDAVMMIDLSRCIRCGNCVTACGMAHDDGISRIDWQGAVVSDGKPFAFFPFVCRHCLDPVCMRDCPTTAIFRSETTGEIFIRPDLCIGCRACLRNCPYGAIKMHLVRSAQPEGGLLHWLRTVSQRPQPEAPSGSAAPLLAIKCDLCRGMAFQACVYHCPVGAVWRIEPRQFFRS
- a CDS encoding Dissimilatory sulfite reductase, which gives rise to MTARWTAATTALAVAFLVCGLWRTPPARSVIQQKYLGDSKQCTKCHPNDGQKHLPYFNSWKETLHAKQQPRDDEPVTMIYRKVTGFTLKGDTADWLEDGVGCESCHGPNADHAATKTREDALKTTYAGKFGIEPKGNDLAHNPFPPDEIAKAQQAAMMCGQCHAVWVKDGKEVPPAGFEIAPTGPTDLHSIAQLGKASDSLRTRQYGEWYESPHYKKGVWCATCHDPHAKNHRVQLRKPVNELCSTCHQNERDIAKHVQEMAQKHIPDVKVKVTPDMECVPCHMPNHSHRMTNQEAADYMKANKDKLSQ